Genomic DNA from Hymenobacter jejuensis:
TGTATTACCGCCGGTTGTTGCGCCAAGTGTGACTTCAGATGCTACGGCTGCAACGCTGGCAGGCTTGACATCGCCTGAAAAGGCAATCCGTCGAATCGTGATTTTCTATCAGGACGGGACCTTTGTCGACTACCGCCCGGAGGCTGCTAACTAGCTTATTAGCCTTCTCCGTAGCTCGGCTATGGGCGCAATTCTTGCTGGCAGTTTTCTGCTTGATAACTCCTCTCTTTCTTGGTTCTTG
This window encodes:
- the gvpC gene encoding gas vesicle protein GvpC, which produces MHWLFNSLSRTKKERSYQAENCQQELRP